One Xiphophorus hellerii strain 12219 chromosome 24, Xiphophorus_hellerii-4.1, whole genome shotgun sequence DNA window includes the following coding sequences:
- the LOC116715757 gene encoding NLR family CARD domain-containing protein 3-like, translated as MDQCENRVAPSKTNLSGEVENQRKIQDALSKPEAEPSCVSLQSDASKDLAIIFRSDPPSAAKRKLPEAEPRPEAEPSCVSLQSDASKDLGIPFRSDPPSAAKRLLHSVDQQSSEVPSDPSAQEHQIQLDSIFMLLENNIVTFVKNELKRMHKVLSQHKPPSLQTENEDVMEDAFEKEMRNSKEAFEKITLNFLRRMKQEELADRLQSRTPAGAGSKLKSSVKKKFQCVFEGIAKAGSPTLLNQIYTELYITEGGTGEVNDEHEIRQIEAASRTPHRPETTIRQEDIFKVPPGRDEPVRTVMTKGVAGIGKTVLTQKFTLDWAEDKAHQNIQFIFPFTFRELNVLREKKFSLVELVHHFFTETKEIFSFEHFQVLFIFDGLDESRLPLDFHNEEILTDATESSSVDVLLTNLIRGKLLPSALLWITTRPAAANQIPPHCVDMVTEIRGFTDPQKEEYFRKRFRDDEQANRIISHIKTSRSLHIMCHIPVFCWITATVLGDVLETREGRELPGTLTEMYIHFLVVQTKVKKVKYDGGAGSDPHWSPESRKMIESLGKLAFDQLQKGNLIFYESDLTECGIDIRAASVYSGVFTQIFREERGLYQEKVFCFVHLSVQEFLAALHVHLTFINSGVSLMQIDQPTSENFKTKTKELKSLHENAVDKALGSTNGHLDLFLRFLLGLSLQSNQSLLLDLFTQTKSSTETRCKTVQYIKEKISENVSAEKSINLFHCLNELNDRSLVEDIQQSLSSGSLSNDELSPAQWSALAYILLSSGQDLDEFDLKKYSASEEAFLRLLPVIKISSKVLLSVCNLSVRSCEALSTVLRSTFSCLRELDLSNNDLQDAGVKLVAAGLKTPTCKLQILRLSGCLVTEEGCLVLSAALTFNPSHLRELDLSYNHPGNTGVEFLSAHLQDPGCTLENLRVEPAGVQWLTPGLRKYSCQLSIDTNTVSRKMRISGDGRKVTHVAEDELYPDHPDRFDVPPQLLCRDGLSGRGYWEVEWGGQALIAVSYKKIQRKGHTHDCLLAWNDHSWSLRCSDNGVFSVLQNKAETTVSASSSSVSNRVAVYVDCPAGTLSFYRVSDGSQVHLHTFSTTFTEPLYPGFGFGLLYTSGSWISLCPTE; from the exons atggatcagtgtgagaaCAGAGTTGCTCCCTCTAAAACCAATCTGAGTGGAGAAGTTGAAAACCAGAG GAAAATACAAGACGCACTGTCTAAACCTGAAGctgaacccagctgtgtgtccctCCAAAGTGATGCTTCCAAGGATCTTGCTATCATTTTCAGATCTGATCCCCCATCAGCTGCAAAGAG GAAACTGCCAGAAGCAGAACCTCGACCGGAGGCTGAACCCAGCTGTGTCTCCCTCCAAAGTGATGCTTCCAAGGACCTTGGAATCCCTTTCAGATCTGATCCCCCATCAGCTGCAAAAAG GCTCCTCCACAGTgtggaccagcagagctcagaggttcccagTGATCCTTCTGCCCAGGAGCATCAGATACAGTtggactccatatttatg ctgctggagaacaacattgtcacttttgtgaaaaatgagCTGAAGAGGATGCACAAGGTCCTGAGTCAACATAAACCACCGTCGTTGCAGACAGAAAATGAGGATGTAATGGAAGATGCATTTGAAAAGGAGATGAGAAACAGCAAAGAGGCATTTGAgaagatcacactgaacttcctgagaaggatgaagcaggaggagctggctgaccGTCTACAGAGCA GAACACCTGCAGGAGCTGGTTCTAAACTTAAGTCTAGtgtgaagaagaagttccagtgtgtgtttgaggggatcgctaaagcaggaagtccaacccttctaaatcagatctacacagagctctacatcacagagggagggactggagaggtcaatgatgaacatgagaTCAGACAGATTGAAGCAGCATCCAGGACaccacacagaccagaaacaacaatcagacaagaagacatctttaaagtcccccCTGGAAGAGATGAACCagtcagaacagtgatgacaaagggagtggctggcattgggaaaacagtcttaacacagaagttcactctggactgggctgaagacaaagcccaccagaacatccagttcatatttccattcaccttcagagagctgaatgtgttgagagagaaaaagttcagcttggtggaacttgttcatcacttcttcactgaaaccaaagaaatcttcagctttgaacactttcaggttctgttcatctttgatggcctggatgagagtcgacttcctctggacttccacaacgaagagatcctgactgatgctacagagtccagctcagtggatgttctgctgacaaacctcatcagggggaaactgcttccctctgctctcctctggataaccacacgacctgcagcagccaatcagatccctcctcacTGTGTTGACATGGTGACTGAGATTAGAGGGTTCACTGATCCACAGAaagaggagtacttcaggaagagattcagagatgatgagCAGGCCaacaggatcatctcccacataaagacatcacgaagcctccacatcatgtgccacatcccagtcttctgctggatcactgctacagttttgggggatgtgttggagaccagagagggaaGGGAGCTGCCCGGcaccctgactgagatgtacatccacttcctggtggttcagaccaaagtgaagaaggttaagtatgatggaggagctggaTCAGATCCgcactggagtccagagagcaggaagatgattgagtctctgggaaaactggcttttgatcagctgcagaaaggaaacctgatcttctatgaatcagacctgacagagtgtggcattgatatcagagcagcctcagtgtactcaggagtgttcacgCAGATCTTTAGGGAGGAGAGAGGGCTGTACCAGGAGaaggtgttctgcttcgtccatctgagtgttcaggagtttctagCTGCTCTTCATGTCCATCTGACCTTCATCAATTCTGGAGTCAGCCTGATGCAAATAGATCAACCAACTTCAGagaactttaaaacaaaaacaaaggaactCAAATCACTCCATGAGAATGCAGTTGACAAGGCCTTAGGTAGTACAAATGGACACCTGGATTTGTTCCTTCGCTTCCTTTTGGGTCTTTCTCTACAAAGTAACCAGAGTCTCCTGCTTGACCTGTTTACGCAGACAAAAAGCAGCACAGAAACCAGATGTAAAACAGTTCAGTATATTAAGGAGAAGATCAGCgagaatgtgtctgcagagaaaagcatcaatctgttccactgtctgaatgaactgaatgatcgttctctagtggaggacatccaacagtctctgagttcaggaagtctctccaaCGATGAACTGTCTCCagctcagtggtcagctctggcTTACATCCTTCTATCATCAGGACAAGATCTGGATGAGTTCGACTTGAAGAAGTACTCTGCCTCGGAAGAGGCTTTCCTAAGGCTGCTGCCAGTCATCAAAATCTCAAGCAAAGTTTT ACTGAGTGTGTGCAACCTCTCAGTACGAAGCTGTGAAGCGTTGTCTACAGTCCTCCGCTCTACGTTCTCCTGCCTGAGAGAgttggacctgagtaacaatgACCTGCAGGATGCAGGAGTAAAACTTGTAGCCGCTGGTCTGAAGACTCCCACCTGCAAACTCCAAATTTTGAG GTTATCTGGCTGCCTGGTCACAGAAGAAGGCTGTTTGGTACTGAGTGCagctctgacctttaacccttCCCACTTGAGAGAgctggacctgagctacaatcatccaggaaaCACCGGAGTTGAGTTTCTCTCTGCTCACCTACAGGATCCTGGTTGCACACTAGAAAATCTCAG ggtggagcccGCTGGAGTCCAGTGGTTGACCCCGggtctgaggaagt ACTCCTGTCAGCTCtccatcgacacaaacacagtgagcagAAAGATGAGAATCTCTGGCGATGGAAGGAAAGTGACGCATGTGGCGGAGGACGAGCTGTACCCTGATCACCCAGACAGATTTGATGTTCCACCTCAGCTTTTGTGTCGCGATGGCCTGTCTGGTCGTGGCTACTGGGAAGTGGAGTGGGGAGGACAGGCTCTTATAGCGGTCAGCTACAAAAAGATTCAAAGGAAAGGACACACTCACGACTGTCTGCTTGCCTGGAATGACCATTCCTGGAGTCTGAGATGTTCGGACAATGGTGTCTTTtctgtccttcaaaataaagctgaaacaaCAGTTTCAGCGTCGTCGTCCTCCGTCTCTAACAGAGTAGCggtgtatgtggactgtcctgccGGCactctgtccttctacagagtcTCCGATGGCTCCCAGGTCCACCTCCACACCTTCAgcaccacattcactgaacctctctATCCTGGTTTTGGCTTTGGGTTGTTGTACACTTCAGGTTCCTGGATTTCCCTTTGTCCGACAGAATAG
- the LOC116715758 gene encoding long-chain specific acyl-CoA dehydrogenase, mitochondrial isoform X3, which produces MTSNRVSQSSHRKRHSQAEQQGSAVTSVRPETSTAKTLTDIGTRRIFNEDHDIFRQSVRRFFQEEVVPHHKEWEKAGEVSRELWEKAGEQGLLGVMIPEEHGGIGGDTFSAAITWEEQMYCNCTGPGFALHSDIVMPYIVNYGSKEQIERFIPSMTAGKHIGAIAMTEPGAGSDLQGVRTYAKKDGSDWILNGNKVFISNGWMADVVVVVTVTDREAKTAAHGISLFLVENGMKGFQKGRKLEKIGLKAQDTAELFFEDVRLPASALLGELNKGFYYLMNELPKERLLIADMGISSCEFMFEETRNYVLQRKAFGKTVAHLQTVQHKLAELKTEICVGRIFVDNCLQLLSERRLDPTTASMAKFWASELQNKVATECLQLHGGWGYMWEYPIAKAFVDSRVQPIYGGTNEIMKELIARGIMSQK; this is translated from the exons ATGACGTCCAATCGAGTGTCTCAGTCCAGTCACAG GAAGCGGCACTCTCAGGCCGAGCAGCAGGGCTCAGCGGTCACCTCCGTTCGACCGGAGACGTCCACCGCCAAAACCCTGACGGACATCGGCACCCGGCGCATCTTCAACGAGGACCACGACATCTTCAGGCAAAGCGTCCGCCGCTTCTTCCAAGAGGAAGTGGTGCCGCACCACAAGGA GTGGGAAAAGGCAGGCGAGGTGAGCAGGGAGTTGTGGGAGAAGGCCGGAGAGCAAGGCCTGCTGGGAGTGATGATCCCGGAGGAGCACGGCGGCATCGGAGGGGACACGTTTTCTGCTGCCATCACCTGGGAGGAGCA AATGTACTGTAACTGTACCGGCCCGGGTTTCGCTCTGCACTCGGACATCGTCATGCCGTACATTGTAAACTACGGCAGCAAGGAACAGATCGAGCGCTTCATTCCCTCCATGACTGCTGGCAAACACATCGGCGCTATCGCCATGACAGAGCCGGGCGCAGGCAG CGACCTCCAGGGAGTACGGACGTACGCCAAGAAGGACGGCAGTGACTGGATCCTCAACGGGAACAAG GTGTTCATCTCCAACGGCTGGATGGCGGACGTGGTGGTGGTCGTCACAGTGACCGACCGCGAGGCGAAAACGGCGGCCCATGGCATCAGTCTGTTCCTGGTGGAGAACGGTATGAAGGGCTTCCAGAAGGGCCGGAAGCTGGAGAAGATCGGCCTGAAGGCGCAG GACACAGCGGAGCTGTTCTTTGAGGACGTGCGTCTCCCAGCAAGCGCTCTGCTGGGAGAACTCAACAAGGGTTTCTACTACCTGATGAATGAGCTGCCAAAG GAGCGTCTGTTGATTGCTGACATGGGCATATCCAGCTGTGAGTTTATGTTCGAGGAGACCAGGAACTACGTTCTGCAGAGGAAGGCCTTTGGGAAGACTGTCGCCCACCTCCAG ACCGTGCAGCACAAGCTGGCGGAGCTGAAGACGGAGATCTGCGTGGGTCGGATTTTTGTAGATAACTGCCTGCAGCTCCTCTCAGAGCGCCGCCTGGACCCCACCACCGCCTCCATGGCCAAGTTCTG GGCGTCAGAGCTCCAGAACAAGGTGGCCACCGAGTGCCTGCAGCTCCACGGAGGCTGGGGCTACATGTGGGAGTACCCCATCGCTAA ggcGTTTGTGGACTCCAGGGTTCAGCCCATCTACGGAGGAACCAATGAGATCATGAAGGAGCTGATCGCACGCGGCATCATGAGCCAGAAGTGA
- the LOC116715758 gene encoding long-chain specific acyl-CoA dehydrogenase, mitochondrial isoform X1, producing MKYELCVFHDLYAFELFYQIIRSCFCPALSIQNTHKMTSNRVSQSSHRKRHSQAEQQGSAVTSVRPETSTAKTLTDIGTRRIFNEDHDIFRQSVRRFFQEEVVPHHKEWEKAGEVSRELWEKAGEQGLLGVMIPEEHGGIGGDTFSAAITWEEQMYCNCTGPGFALHSDIVMPYIVNYGSKEQIERFIPSMTAGKHIGAIAMTEPGAGSDLQGVRTYAKKDGSDWILNGNKVFISNGWMADVVVVVTVTDREAKTAAHGISLFLVENGMKGFQKGRKLEKIGLKAQDTAELFFEDVRLPASALLGELNKGFYYLMNELPKERLLIADMGISSCEFMFEETRNYVLQRKAFGKTVAHLQTVQHKLAELKTEICVGRIFVDNCLQLLSERRLDPTTASMAKFWASELQNKVATECLQLHGGWGYMWEYPIAKAFVDSRVQPIYGGTNEIMKELIARGIMSQK from the exons atgaaatatgaacTATGTGTATTTCATGATCTCTATGCCTTTGAGTTGTTTTATCAGATCATTAGATCATGTTTTTGTCCTGCTCTTTCTATCCAGAACACTCACAAGATGACGTCCAATCGAGTGTCTCAGTCCAGTCACAG GAAGCGGCACTCTCAGGCCGAGCAGCAGGGCTCAGCGGTCACCTCCGTTCGACCGGAGACGTCCACCGCCAAAACCCTGACGGACATCGGCACCCGGCGCATCTTCAACGAGGACCACGACATCTTCAGGCAAAGCGTCCGCCGCTTCTTCCAAGAGGAAGTGGTGCCGCACCACAAGGA GTGGGAAAAGGCAGGCGAGGTGAGCAGGGAGTTGTGGGAGAAGGCCGGAGAGCAAGGCCTGCTGGGAGTGATGATCCCGGAGGAGCACGGCGGCATCGGAGGGGACACGTTTTCTGCTGCCATCACCTGGGAGGAGCA AATGTACTGTAACTGTACCGGCCCGGGTTTCGCTCTGCACTCGGACATCGTCATGCCGTACATTGTAAACTACGGCAGCAAGGAACAGATCGAGCGCTTCATTCCCTCCATGACTGCTGGCAAACACATCGGCGCTATCGCCATGACAGAGCCGGGCGCAGGCAG CGACCTCCAGGGAGTACGGACGTACGCCAAGAAGGACGGCAGTGACTGGATCCTCAACGGGAACAAG GTGTTCATCTCCAACGGCTGGATGGCGGACGTGGTGGTGGTCGTCACAGTGACCGACCGCGAGGCGAAAACGGCGGCCCATGGCATCAGTCTGTTCCTGGTGGAGAACGGTATGAAGGGCTTCCAGAAGGGCCGGAAGCTGGAGAAGATCGGCCTGAAGGCGCAG GACACAGCGGAGCTGTTCTTTGAGGACGTGCGTCTCCCAGCAAGCGCTCTGCTGGGAGAACTCAACAAGGGTTTCTACTACCTGATGAATGAGCTGCCAAAG GAGCGTCTGTTGATTGCTGACATGGGCATATCCAGCTGTGAGTTTATGTTCGAGGAGACCAGGAACTACGTTCTGCAGAGGAAGGCCTTTGGGAAGACTGTCGCCCACCTCCAG ACCGTGCAGCACAAGCTGGCGGAGCTGAAGACGGAGATCTGCGTGGGTCGGATTTTTGTAGATAACTGCCTGCAGCTCCTCTCAGAGCGCCGCCTGGACCCCACCACCGCCTCCATGGCCAAGTTCTG GGCGTCAGAGCTCCAGAACAAGGTGGCCACCGAGTGCCTGCAGCTCCACGGAGGCTGGGGCTACATGTGGGAGTACCCCATCGCTAA ggcGTTTGTGGACTCCAGGGTTCAGCCCATCTACGGAGGAACCAATGAGATCATGAAGGAGCTGATCGCACGCGGCATCATGAGCCAGAAGTGA
- the LOC116715758 gene encoding long-chain specific acyl-CoA dehydrogenase, mitochondrial isoform X2 yields MFLRQVVQSRAYGFRNVSGRGGQALSAAAARKRHSQAEQQGSAVTSVRPETSTAKTLTDIGTRRIFNEDHDIFRQSVRRFFQEEVVPHHKEWEKAGEVSRELWEKAGEQGLLGVMIPEEHGGIGGDTFSAAITWEEQMYCNCTGPGFALHSDIVMPYIVNYGSKEQIERFIPSMTAGKHIGAIAMTEPGAGSDLQGVRTYAKKDGSDWILNGNKVFISNGWMADVVVVVTVTDREAKTAAHGISLFLVENGMKGFQKGRKLEKIGLKAQDTAELFFEDVRLPASALLGELNKGFYYLMNELPKERLLIADMGISSCEFMFEETRNYVLQRKAFGKTVAHLQTVQHKLAELKTEICVGRIFVDNCLQLLSERRLDPTTASMAKFWASELQNKVATECLQLHGGWGYMWEYPIAKAFVDSRVQPIYGGTNEIMKELIARGIMSQK; encoded by the exons ATGTTTCTAAGGCAGGTTGTCCAGTCGCGCGCTTATGGATTTAGAAATGTCTCTGGACGAGGAGGACAGGCGTTGTCTGCCGCTGCTGCCAG GAAGCGGCACTCTCAGGCCGAGCAGCAGGGCTCAGCGGTCACCTCCGTTCGACCGGAGACGTCCACCGCCAAAACCCTGACGGACATCGGCACCCGGCGCATCTTCAACGAGGACCACGACATCTTCAGGCAAAGCGTCCGCCGCTTCTTCCAAGAGGAAGTGGTGCCGCACCACAAGGA GTGGGAAAAGGCAGGCGAGGTGAGCAGGGAGTTGTGGGAGAAGGCCGGAGAGCAAGGCCTGCTGGGAGTGATGATCCCGGAGGAGCACGGCGGCATCGGAGGGGACACGTTTTCTGCTGCCATCACCTGGGAGGAGCA AATGTACTGTAACTGTACCGGCCCGGGTTTCGCTCTGCACTCGGACATCGTCATGCCGTACATTGTAAACTACGGCAGCAAGGAACAGATCGAGCGCTTCATTCCCTCCATGACTGCTGGCAAACACATCGGCGCTATCGCCATGACAGAGCCGGGCGCAGGCAG CGACCTCCAGGGAGTACGGACGTACGCCAAGAAGGACGGCAGTGACTGGATCCTCAACGGGAACAAG GTGTTCATCTCCAACGGCTGGATGGCGGACGTGGTGGTGGTCGTCACAGTGACCGACCGCGAGGCGAAAACGGCGGCCCATGGCATCAGTCTGTTCCTGGTGGAGAACGGTATGAAGGGCTTCCAGAAGGGCCGGAAGCTGGAGAAGATCGGCCTGAAGGCGCAG GACACAGCGGAGCTGTTCTTTGAGGACGTGCGTCTCCCAGCAAGCGCTCTGCTGGGAGAACTCAACAAGGGTTTCTACTACCTGATGAATGAGCTGCCAAAG GAGCGTCTGTTGATTGCTGACATGGGCATATCCAGCTGTGAGTTTATGTTCGAGGAGACCAGGAACTACGTTCTGCAGAGGAAGGCCTTTGGGAAGACTGTCGCCCACCTCCAG ACCGTGCAGCACAAGCTGGCGGAGCTGAAGACGGAGATCTGCGTGGGTCGGATTTTTGTAGATAACTGCCTGCAGCTCCTCTCAGAGCGCCGCCTGGACCCCACCACCGCCTCCATGGCCAAGTTCTG GGCGTCAGAGCTCCAGAACAAGGTGGCCACCGAGTGCCTGCAGCTCCACGGAGGCTGGGGCTACATGTGGGAGTACCCCATCGCTAA ggcGTTTGTGGACTCCAGGGTTCAGCCCATCTACGGAGGAACCAATGAGATCATGAAGGAGCTGATCGCACGCGGCATCATGAGCCAGAAGTGA